A genomic stretch from Candidatus Thiothrix anitrata includes:
- a CDS encoding HvfC/BufC N-terminal domain-containing protein, with the protein MSLPELQHRFIEAIFDRDKRDAAAVLVKPHGALDAAQRIGIYRNSVHGILLQYLGSLYPVCQQLLGDAFFEAASDRYVDQSPPTRPFLAEYGDGFANFLQQHPALLNMQWIADMARLEWARHQAWNAVNQPASDFAQLMTLDEVQQESLTLHTPDSAHLLPSDYAIHAVWLAHQPEDHPEKLPLERIQLQQQTYVLVWRKGRRLQQVPLDKRDWEFLNAVQQRETLPELAGRFQEQLPALLMAAIRQGWMRSFEITV; encoded by the coding sequence ATGTCCTTGCCTGAACTCCAACACCGTTTTATTGAGGCTATTTTCGATCGTGACAAGCGCGACGCGGCAGCCGTCTTGGTCAAACCGCACGGCGCACTGGATGCGGCGCAACGAATCGGCATTTACCGCAACAGTGTCCACGGCATTTTGCTGCAATACCTCGGCTCGCTGTATCCCGTGTGCCAACAATTGCTGGGGGATGCGTTTTTTGAGGCAGCCAGTGATCGTTATGTTGACCAATCGCCACCCACCCGCCCGTTCCTTGCGGAATACGGGGATGGATTTGCGAATTTTTTGCAGCAGCACCCCGCACTCCTCAATATGCAGTGGATAGCCGATATGGCGCGGCTGGAATGGGCGCGGCATCAGGCATGGAATGCGGTCAACCAGCCCGCATCCGACTTTGCCCAACTGATGACCTTAGATGAAGTGCAGCAGGAAAGTTTGACGCTGCATACGCCCGATTCCGCCCACTTGTTGCCGTCGGATTACGCGATTCATGCGGTGTGGTTGGCGCATCAGCCGGAAGATCACCCCGAAAAATTGCCGTTGGAACGCATCCAGCTACAACAGCAAACGTATGTACTGGTATGGCGGAAGGGACGGCGGTTACAGCAGGTCCCACTGGACAAGCGAGACTGGGAATTCCTCAACGCTGTGCAGCAGCGGGAAACCTTGCCCGAACTGGCGGGGCGATTTCAGGAACAGTTGCCTGCTTTGTTGATGGCAGCGATCCGGCAGGGCTGGATGCGATCGTTTGAAATAACGGTTTAA
- a CDS encoding carboxymuconolactone decarboxylase family protein: MSYLKTVTTSEATGDVADVYQEVTASFGGVPGIMQVHSAVPFHLRQKWEFIKHSMQNPNLSGALQATVRMTVSQNTACAYCIDMNAGMLMNMFGWTAEQVAATQADPANANLDERETALLLFILKAVKDSNSTTQADVDALRALGYSDEDIYEGLALGAWMVAGDIVSNALHVERDF; encoded by the coding sequence ATGAGTTATCTGAAAACCGTTACTACCAGTGAAGCCACTGGCGATGTTGCTGACGTTTACCAAGAAGTCACCGCCAGTTTTGGCGGCGTACCGGGCATTATGCAAGTACATAGTGCCGTGCCTTTCCATTTGCGCCAAAAATGGGAATTCATCAAGCACAGTATGCAGAACCCGAATTTGTCGGGCGCATTGCAAGCCACGGTACGCATGACGGTTTCACAGAATACCGCTTGCGCCTACTGCATCGACATGAACGCCGGAATGCTGATGAATATGTTCGGCTGGACAGCGGAACAAGTGGCTGCAACGCAAGCTGATCCCGCCAACGCCAACCTTGATGAACGTGAAACGGCACTGCTACTGTTCATCCTCAAAGCAGTGAAAGATTCCAACAGCACCACGCAAGCGGATGTCGATGCACTACGGGCATTGGGCTACAGCGACGAAGACATTTACGAAGGGTTAGCACTGGGCGCATGGATGGTGGCAGGTGACATTGTGTCGAATGCGCTGCACGTCGAACGCGATTTTTAA
- a CDS encoding sterol desaturase family protein: MYDWLMQQEPVIRMAMMLGVLAIMATWEWVAPRRALSVNKAYRWSNNFGVIALGTLLTRLVVPAGAVGLAVFVESQGWGLLQVVNLPLWLTVLIAIVVLDFTIWAQHVMFHAIPTLWRLHRMHHADLDIDVTTGLRFHPLEILLSFGIKATVIVALGVPAVAVLLFEIILSSLAMFNHSNVRMPLAVDRVLRLLIVTPDFHRVHHSWYPHETNSNFGFNLSIWDRMMGTYRAQPDDGHDGMTIGINQFRDPKWERLDKMLIQPFVGPTNSYPLNQRGEANLAQTPATPTATPEQ, encoded by the coding sequence ATGTACGACTGGTTAATGCAACAAGAGCCGGTTATTCGGATGGCAATGATGTTGGGTGTTTTAGCCATTATGGCGACATGGGAATGGGTCGCGCCCCGCCGGGCGTTGTCAGTCAACAAAGCTTACCGTTGGTCAAATAATTTCGGGGTGATTGCATTAGGCACGTTGTTAACCCGTTTAGTGGTTCCGGCGGGGGCGGTAGGCTTGGCAGTCTTTGTGGAAAGTCAGGGTTGGGGCTTGCTACAAGTCGTCAACTTGCCGTTGTGGCTGACGGTGTTGATTGCCATTGTGGTGCTGGATTTTACTATTTGGGCGCAGCATGTGATGTTTCATGCGATACCGACGTTATGGCGTTTGCATCGGATGCATCATGCCGATTTGGATATTGATGTCACCACGGGGTTACGCTTTCATCCGTTGGAGATTTTATTATCCTTTGGCATTAAGGCGACCGTTATTGTGGCGTTGGGTGTTCCTGCCGTCGCGGTATTATTGTTTGAAATCATTTTAAGTTCCTTGGCAATGTTTAACCATTCCAATGTGCGGATGCCGTTAGCAGTGGATCGGGTCTTGCGTTTATTGATCGTCACCCCGGATTTTCATCGCGTACACCATTCTTGGTATCCGCATGAAACCAATAGCAATTTTGGTTTTAATCTGAGTATCTGGGATCGTATGATGGGAACGTACCGTGCCCAGCCTGACGATGGACACGACGGCATGACGATTGGCATTAACCAGTTTCGTGACCCGAAATGGGAACGTTTGGATAAGATGCTGATTCAGCCGTTTGTGGGGCCTACGAATAGCTATCCGCTGAATCAGCGTGGTGAGGCAAACCTTGCACAAACGCCCGCAACGCCAACTGCCACACCTGAACAGTAA
- a CDS encoding sulfurtransferase TusA family protein has translation MLANNATSAQSIALMPNTLAGIIDWDTLDQIWYAIQHSDNTQWYFHNNDASTAGYVRLNDVNTSGDISSALTALKDYLRQSHPRDYCGLAFADSLTAPTLIRVFDPKYLTSMCNIYGNTPAPSWVISTMDAAQLAANKMTASKLQNHSLGKALPNAPKHPQIADSLDARRMGCPLPLVHTARSLRRLAVGEILEIVTIEPGSVNDIEYLCKCTGSKHIALAEGEYGYSFYIERGLDMKTNNVTDHTNQGEAT, from the coding sequence ATGTTAGCGAATAACGCCACCTCAGCTCAATCTATCGCGTTAATGCCAAATACGCTTGCGGGTATCATTGACTGGGACACCCTCGATCAGATTTGGTATGCCATACAGCATTCGGATAATACCCAATGGTATTTTCACAATAATGATGCCTCTACCGCTGGTTATGTTCGGCTCAATGATGTCAATACCAGTGGTGACATTAGCTCTGCTTTAACAGCACTTAAAGACTACCTTCGACAATCACATCCACGTGACTACTGCGGACTCGCATTCGCCGACTCATTAACAGCACCCACATTAATTCGTGTTTTTGACCCCAAATACCTCACCTCCATGTGCAATATCTATGGCAATACGCCCGCGCCCAGTTGGGTCATCTCAACAATGGATGCTGCACAGCTTGCTGCTAATAAAATGACCGCATCAAAACTGCAAAATCATAGCTTAGGCAAGGCTCTACCCAACGCACCAAAACACCCACAGATAGCAGATTCTCTTGATGCTAGACGCATGGGGTGTCCGCTTCCGTTAGTGCATACTGCCCGCTCACTGCGTCGCTTAGCCGTGGGGGAAATACTCGAAATCGTTACGATTGAGCCGGGTTCTGTCAACGATATTGAATATTTATGCAAATGCACAGGCTCAAAACACATAGCCCTAGCGGAAGGAGAATACGGTTATTCATTCTATATAGAGCGCGGTCTCGATATGAAAACCAACAATGTTACTGACCATACCAACCAAGGAGAAGCCACATGA
- a CDS encoding HvfC family RiPP maturation protein encodes MNTTEQYQHTFAAHLRNPQANPAPAGVNPQRMDVYVELLFNNVEDFLSGCFPVMRSILDDKQWNGVVRQFYADHACQTPYFREIPAEFMQWLQASFATLPLHKSFPFLLELAHYEWVEIPLMLDEADVSWRPLDTENAELNHKSWDVNPVMLLQSYQYPVHRISPECLPDEPEPTHLVLLRNTQGKVDFVEVNAVTARLLQLLQEGLDTQATVAQLAQEMQHPEPTQLLAFAVQIMQQLHSQQVLLGTT; translated from the coding sequence ATGAACACCACTGAACAGTACCAACACACCTTTGCCGCTCATTTGCGCAACCCACAAGCCAACCCAGCTCCCGCCGGGGTGAATCCGCAGCGCATGGATGTTTACGTGGAACTGTTGTTCAATAACGTGGAAGACTTTCTCAGTGGTTGTTTCCCTGTCATGCGCAGCATTTTGGATGACAAGCAGTGGAACGGGGTGGTGCGACAGTTTTACGCCGATCATGCCTGCCAAACGCCGTATTTCCGGGAAATCCCGGCTGAATTTATGCAATGGTTGCAGGCAAGTTTTGCAACTCTACCTTTGCACAAATCCTTCCCGTTTTTACTGGAGTTGGCGCATTACGAATGGGTGGAAATACCGTTGATGCTGGATGAAGCCGACGTTAGCTGGCGACCATTGGACACAGAAAATGCTGAGTTAAACCATAAAAGCTGGGACGTGAACCCGGTCATGTTACTGCAAAGCTACCAATACCCAGTTCACCGTATCAGCCCTGAATGCCTGCCTGATGAACCAGAACCCACCCATCTTGTTTTGTTACGCAATACGCAAGGGAAGGTGGATTTTGTGGAAGTAAATGCGGTTACTGCCCGCCTGTTGCAGTTATTACAAGAAGGCTTGGATACGCAAGCAACGGTTGCGCAACTCGCGCAGGAAATGCAACACCCTGAACCCACGCAACTACTGGCATTTGCTGTACAGATCATGCAACAACTGCATTCGCAGCAAGTACTGCTGGGGACAACTTAA
- a CDS encoding type I restriction-modification system subunit M, with amino-acid sequence MNAEQLKRLENDLWSAADSLRANTGLKSSEYATPILGLIFLRFADNKYQHYEAAIQAEFERLQTSSRLAAKPIHEIALQQCGFYLPPEARYEHLLTLPEDADMVKSVQAAMQAIEQYKPELSGILPKEEYQAFVKTDKPELKRVLFDLIKKFSDIPRDASGDVFGKIYEYFLGKFALSEGQKGGEFFTPTSVVKLMVEIIEPYEGSVFDPACGSGGMFVQSQAFVQRHRKANKNKSSAELVVYGQEKTLDTVKLAKMNLAVNGLRGEITEANSYQDDVYQSFGRFDYVMANPPFNVDDVPVSTVENDQRFNTYGLPRNKTKVAKGKNPANDAKETIPNANYLWINLFATSLKDKGRAALVMANSASDARHSEADIRQKLVEENLIYGMLTLPSNMFYTVTLPATLWFFDKAKTNRKILFIDARNIFTQIDRAHREFSEAQIQNIAVISKLHRGDRAAFMALVDGYFTEGWAAIVAHKAQVDEVCEQVLAVLKEEKGQTAVNDFKAAWQALPDLEKRYQAYVDATENGKADEAGLDAMNQQQQALRAAFEPFFAGLHAGLKALDKVMREHEKARVAEAEKAGKRASLDKETRQLKAALEQLHREVKAVELCYAHIGWLQARFPQAVYEDVTGLCKLASVEEVREQDYSLNAGRYVGVVIEEDGKTEEEFLAELAAMNEELKLLTAQSEEISEKINLNINSLIKVLLENE; translated from the coding sequence ATGAATGCTGAACAACTGAAACGTTTAGAAAATGATCTATGGTCTGCCGCCGATAGTTTGCGTGCGAATACCGGCTTAAAATCCAGCGAATACGCCACCCCTATTTTAGGCTTGATTTTCTTACGCTTTGCCGACAATAAGTACCAGCATTACGAAGCGGCGATTCAAGCTGAATTTGAGCGACTGCAAACCTCATCGCGTTTAGCTGCTAAACCGATTCACGAAATTGCTTTGCAACAGTGCGGCTTTTACCTGCCACCTGAAGCGCGTTATGAGCATTTGCTCACGCTGCCAGAAGATGCCGACATGGTGAAAAGTGTGCAAGCGGCGATGCAAGCCATTGAACAATATAAACCTGAATTGAGCGGTATCTTGCCGAAAGAAGAATACCAAGCCTTTGTGAAGACGGATAAGCCGGAGTTAAAGCGGGTTTTATTCGATTTAATCAAGAAGTTTTCGGATATTCCGCGTGATGCCAGTGGTGATGTCTTCGGCAAAATTTATGAGTATTTCTTGGGCAAGTTTGCCTTAAGCGAGGGGCAAAAAGGCGGTGAGTTCTTCACCCCAACGTCCGTGGTAAAGCTGATGGTAGAAATCATTGAGCCTTATGAAGGTAGCGTTTTCGATCCGGCTTGTGGGTCGGGCGGTATGTTTGTGCAATCCCAAGCCTTTGTGCAGCGTCACCGCAAAGCCAATAAAAACAAATCCTCGGCTGAGTTGGTGGTCTACGGTCAAGAAAAAACCTTGGATACGGTGAAGCTTGCCAAAATGAACTTGGCGGTGAATGGCTTGCGCGGTGAAATTACCGAGGCGAATAGCTATCAAGACGATGTGTACCAGAGTTTTGGCAGGTTTGATTATGTCATGGCGAATCCGCCGTTTAATGTGGATGATGTGCCAGTCAGCACGGTGGAAAATGACCAGCGTTTTAACACTTACGGTTTACCGCGCAATAAAACCAAAGTCGCTAAAGGCAAAAACCCAGCAAATGACGCGAAAGAAACCATTCCTAACGCGAATTACCTCTGGATCAATTTGTTTGCCACTTCATTAAAAGACAAAGGTCGGGCAGCCTTAGTGATGGCGAATTCCGCCAGTGATGCGCGGCATTCGGAAGCGGATATTCGCCAAAAACTGGTGGAGGAAAACTTGATTTATGGCATGTTGACCTTGCCTTCTAATATGTTTTACACCGTGACGTTGCCAGCGACCTTGTGGTTTTTTGATAAGGCGAAAACGAATCGTAAGATTCTCTTTATTGATGCGCGTAATATCTTTACCCAGATTGATCGCGCCCATCGGGAGTTTTCTGAAGCACAAATTCAAAACATTGCGGTAATTTCTAAGCTGCATCGTGGTGATAGAGCGGCTTTTATGGCGTTGGTCGATGGTTATTTTACCGAGGGCTGGGCGGCAATTGTAGCGCATAAGGCGCAGGTGGATGAGGTTTGTGAGCAGGTGTTAGCGGTTCTCAAGGAGGAGAAGGGTCAAACGGCGGTGAATGATTTCAAAGCCGCTTGGCAAGCACTGCCAGACTTGGAAAAACGTTATCAGGCTTATGTGGATGCTACCGAAAACGGCAAGGCTGATGAGGCTGGATTAGATGCGATGAATCAGCAACAACAGGCTTTACGCGCAGCCTTTGAGCCGTTTTTTGCGGGTTTACATGCGGGGTTGAAGGCGCTGGATAAGGTGATGCGCGAGCATGAGAAAGCGCGGGTAGCGGAGGCGGAAAAGGCGGGGAAACGCGCTAGCTTGGATAAGGAGACGCGGCAACTGAAAGCGGCTTTGGAGCAGTTGCATCGTGAGGTGAAGGCGGTGGAATTGTGTTATGCGCATATTGGGTGGTTGCAGGCGCGTTTTCCACAGGCGGTTTATGAGGATGTGACGGGGCTTTGTAAGTTGGCGAGTGTGGAGGAAGTGCGGGAGCAGGATTATTCCCTAAATGCGGGGCGTTATGTCGGGGTGGTGATTGAAGAAGATGGCAAGACAGAAGAAGAATTTTTAGCGGAACTGGCAGCGATGAATGAAGAGCTTAAATTGTTGACTGCTCAGTCAGAAGAAATTTCTGAAAAAATCAATTTAAACATTAATAGCTTAATTAAGGTTCTGCTTGAAAATGAGTAA
- a CDS encoding TetR/AcrR family transcriptional regulator has product MNTVTDTRQRLLNSARELLYSRSYGNVGVKEICDVAGVQKGSFYHFFPSKQELTLAVLDEFFIISKQEIFSRSFRSDWSAMQQLNALLENIYLFQKNTKEQIGKTLGCPYGNMSSEMSTQDEIIRQRLDGLLQQMEMSLKTALDQGVRTGEITPCNTAATASAMFAFVEGLMLLAKTRNDPELIRELGVAMLTIRIGEPAAT; this is encoded by the coding sequence ATGAATACCGTAACCGACACCCGCCAACGCCTGCTCAACAGTGCCCGTGAACTGCTCTACTCGCGCAGTTATGGCAATGTGGGTGTGAAGGAAATTTGTGACGTGGCGGGGGTGCAAAAAGGCAGTTTCTACCACTTTTTTCCTTCCAAGCAGGAACTGACATTGGCGGTGCTGGATGAGTTTTTCATTATTTCAAAACAGGAAATTTTCTCCCGTTCGTTTCGCTCTGATTGGTCTGCGATGCAGCAACTGAATGCCCTGTTGGAAAATATTTATCTATTTCAGAAAAACACCAAAGAACAAATCGGTAAAACGCTGGGTTGCCCTTACGGGAATATGTCGTCGGAAATGAGTACGCAAGATGAAATCATCCGCCAGCGCCTTGACGGTTTGTTGCAGCAAATGGAGATGTCACTGAAAACTGCACTGGATCAAGGTGTGCGAACGGGAGAAATTACCCCGTGCAATACGGCTGCCACGGCTTCGGCGATGTTTGCCTTTGTGGAAGGACTGATGCTGTTGGCAAAAACCCGCAATGATCCCGAATTGATACGTGAACTCGGTGTTGCCATGTTAACCATCCGCATTGGAGAGCCTGCGGCTACCTAA
- a CDS encoding restriction endonuclease subunit S has product MSKLIKINLGDCGVQFIDGDRSAKYPKREEFVDSGVLFLNAESINGGSISIDHANKITEEKYRSIKKGRFKASDILLTTRGNGVGKAALVSKSIYGIINAQMLIIRAPSDLINPSFLYYYISSSTIYSYILNFSSGAAQPQIPIRDLKKIPIFLPPIETQNKIAAILSAYDELIENNQRRIALLEKMAEELYREWFVRFHFPNWQTAEFEKGIPKGWEKVSLSDIVEITMGQSPSSEFYNDLGNGLPFHQGVGTYGERFPRNEIYCSEKGRIAQKGDILFSVRAPVGRLNIASEKSIIGRGLSALRHKNNKQSYLFYTLKSLFKDEDIIGNGAIFNSVSKDELLKFSLLLPQADLINEFENYAQKIDKQIASLFDANKNLAKTKNMLLPRLISGKLPVDQLDIQTPPTPQKLA; this is encoded by the coding sequence ATGAGTAAGTTAATCAAAATCAATCTTGGTGATTGTGGCGTACAGTTTATTGATGGTGATCGCTCTGCTAAGTATCCTAAAAGAGAGGAATTTGTAGATAGTGGTGTGCTTTTTTTAAATGCCGAATCCATAAATGGTGGTAGTATCAGCATTGATCATGCAAATAAAATAACAGAGGAAAAGTATAGAAGTATAAAAAAAGGTAGATTTAAAGCTTCAGATATTCTGTTAACAACTCGTGGAAATGGTGTTGGCAAAGCTGCTTTGGTTTCTAAAAGTATTTATGGAATAATTAATGCTCAAATGCTTATTATTAGAGCGCCAAGTGATTTAATTAACCCTAGTTTTTTATATTACTACATTTCTAGCTCCACTATTTATTCATATATATTGAACTTTTCTTCAGGGGCAGCGCAGCCCCAAATTCCAATCAGAGATCTGAAAAAAATACCTATTTTTCTACCCCCGATCGAAACCCAAAATAAAATTGCTGCTATTCTTTCCGCTTACGATGAGTTGATTGAAAACAATCAGCGACGGATTGCGTTATTAGAAAAAATGGCAGAGGAACTGTATCGAGAATGGTTTGTGCGCTTTCACTTTCCTAATTGGCAAACGGCAGAGTTTGAGAAGGGAATTCCGAAGGGGTGGGAGAAAGTAAGCTTAAGTGACATTGTAGAAATTACTATGGGTCAATCACCTTCCTCTGAATTCTATAATGATTTAGGCAATGGCTTACCTTTTCATCAAGGTGTTGGTACTTACGGTGAACGTTTTCCCAGAAATGAAATTTATTGTTCCGAGAAGGGTAGAATTGCACAAAAAGGGGATATTTTATTTAGCGTTAGAGCGCCTGTAGGTAGATTAAATATAGCGTCTGAAAAATCCATCATTGGGCGCGGCTTATCTGCATTGCGCCATAAAAATAATAAGCAATCTTATTTATTTTACACCTTAAAAAGCCTTTTTAAAGATGAAGATATTATCGGTAATGGAGCTATTTTTAACTCAGTTAGCAAAGATGAACTGCTAAAGTTTTCTTTACTTTTACCACAAGCTGATTTAATCAATGAATTTGAAAATTACGCACAAAAAATAGATAAGCAAATTGCTTCATTGTTTGATGCTAATAAGAACTTAGCTAAAACGAAAAACATGCTGCTTCCTCGTTTAATTTCGGGAAAACTGCCTGTTGATCAACTCGACATCCAAACACCGCCAACTCCGCAAAAACTGGCATAA
- a CDS encoding HvfB family MNIO-type RiPP peptide maturase — protein MQTVLTPTAMPRFYGAGLGLRRDHLATLETHVPDCIRFFEIAPENWIGTDKTSSQRLRAFTERFPFVCHGLSLSLGGLNPLNLDLLGKLKQFIRDHQIPLYTEHLSWCSDHGQLYDLLPIPFTEDAIKHTVARIRQVQDVLGERIGIENASFYLQAPISEMDETTFINAVLEEADCLLHLDVNNVYVNSVNHAYDPCAFLRQLPKERVVYLHMAGHYQQEPNLLIDTHGAAIIDPVWDLLDFTYAQFGVHPTLLERDYNIPPLEELLPEVEQIAHLQRKYTA, from the coding sequence ATGCAAACAGTCCTCACTCCAACAGCTATGCCACGTTTCTACGGTGCTGGGCTTGGCTTGCGCCGTGACCACTTAGCAACTTTGGAAACCCATGTTCCTGACTGCATTCGTTTTTTTGAAATAGCGCCTGAAAATTGGATCGGAACGGATAAAACTAGCAGCCAACGTCTGCGGGCTTTCACGGAGCGTTTCCCGTTTGTGTGCCACGGGCTTTCCTTATCGCTGGGTGGTTTAAACCCGCTGAATCTGGATTTGCTGGGCAAACTCAAGCAGTTCATACGCGACCATCAAATTCCACTGTATACCGAGCATTTATCATGGTGTTCGGATCATGGGCAGTTATACGACTTGCTGCCCATCCCGTTTACCGAGGATGCGATTAAACATACTGTCGCCCGCATCCGTCAGGTTCAGGATGTTTTGGGGGAACGCATCGGTATTGAAAACGCCTCGTTTTACCTGCAAGCTCCTATCAGTGAAATGGATGAAACCACGTTCATCAATGCAGTATTGGAAGAAGCCGATTGCCTGCTGCATCTGGATGTCAACAATGTCTACGTCAACAGCGTCAATCATGCTTACGACCCTTGCGCCTTTTTACGTCAATTACCCAAAGAGCGGGTGGTTTACCTGCACATGGCAGGGCATTACCAACAAGAACCGAACTTGCTGATCGACACTCACGGCGCAGCCATCATTGACCCGGTGTGGGACTTGCTGGATTTCACCTATGCGCAGTTTGGGGTACACCCCACCTTGCTAGAGCGCGATTACAATATCCCGCCGTTGGAAGAACTCCTTCCTGAAGTGGAACAAATTGCTCATTTGCAGAGGAAATACACCGCATGA
- a CDS encoding sigma-54-dependent transcriptional regulator, which produces MPEQTVLIVDGNPAERERLELTLLRMGLDTLTAPSIADAVTQAARYPPFLCLTELTLPDGDGLALLQQMHQQQPPVPVAFISGSATVNSAVAAMKAGALDVIPKPLELARLRELLQTVLHPKPSKARKSAVSATSDTHQSSIIGNAPIMQQLQVTIRKLARGQVPVYIHGESGSGKERVAHAIHQQGARANAPFIPVNCGAIPENLMESEFFGHKKGSFTGAVTDKQGLFQAAHKGTLFLDEVADLPLIMQVKLLRAIQEGAVKPVGGLEEIPVNVRILSATHKALEDEVLAGRFRQDLYYRLNVIKLDVPPLRERQDDILLLADVFLQRIAERWQTASIVLSPAARAALLTYTFPGNVRELENILERACTLCDDDLIEVKDLRLQAMRFDQPATVTVQPIPPVEEQPQAIEGDLLPDDVWNPEDEDAERDLVLRALDYTRWNRTRAARILGMTFRQLGYRIQKYGLDESEEGL; this is translated from the coding sequence ATGCCTGAACAGACCGTGCTGATTGTTGACGGCAACCCTGCCGAACGCGAACGTCTGGAATTGACCCTGCTGCGGATGGGGCTGGATACCTTGACCGCGCCTTCTATTGCCGATGCCGTTACGCAAGCAGCTCGTTACCCGCCGTTCTTGTGTCTGACGGAACTGACGTTGCCGGATGGTGACGGGCTGGCCTTGTTGCAACAGATGCACCAGCAGCAACCGCCCGTGCCCGTGGCTTTCATCAGTGGTAGTGCCACGGTCAATTCGGCGGTGGCGGCGATGAAAGCCGGAGCGTTGGATGTCATTCCCAAACCACTGGAGCTGGCACGTTTGCGCGAATTGCTACAAACCGTGCTGCACCCCAAACCCAGCAAGGCACGCAAAAGTGCGGTTTCCGCCACATCTGACACACATCAAAGCAGCATCATCGGCAATGCGCCGATCATGCAGCAATTGCAGGTAACCATCCGCAAGCTGGCACGTGGGCAAGTTCCCGTTTACATTCACGGCGAATCCGGTAGCGGCAAGGAACGGGTGGCACACGCAATCCATCAGCAGGGAGCGCGTGCCAATGCGCCATTCATCCCGGTCAACTGCGGAGCGATTCCTGAAAACTTGATGGAAAGCGAATTTTTTGGGCACAAAAAAGGCAGTTTTACTGGCGCAGTCACGGATAAGCAAGGGTTGTTTCAAGCAGCACACAAGGGCACGCTGTTTTTGGATGAAGTTGCTGATTTGCCGCTGATCATGCAGGTCAAGCTGTTGCGTGCCATTCAGGAAGGTGCGGTCAAACCAGTCGGTGGATTGGAGGAAATTCCGGTGAATGTGCGCATCCTCAGTGCTACCCACAAGGCGCTGGAAGATGAAGTGCTGGCGGGGCGTTTCCGGCAGGATTTGTATTACCGCCTCAATGTTATCAAGCTGGATGTACCACCGCTGCGGGAGCGTCAGGATGATATTTTGCTGCTAGCTGATGTTTTCCTGCAACGCATTGCCGAACGCTGGCAAACCGCCTCCATTGTTTTGTCACCCGCTGCCCGCGCTGCGTTGCTGACTTACACGTTCCCCGGCAATGTGCGTGAACTGGAAAATATTCTCGAACGCGCCTGCACCCTGTGTGATGATGACCTGATTGAAGTGAAGGATTTGCGTTTGCAGGCGATGCGTTTTGATCAGCCTGCCACGGTTACCGTCCAGCCGATTCCGCCAGTGGAGGAACAACCGCAGGCAATCGAAGGTGACTTGCTGCCGGATGATGTGTGGAATCCGGAAGACGAGGATGCCGAACGCGATCTGGTGCTAAGAGCACTGGACTATACCCGCTGGAATCGCACGCGTGCGGCTCGCATCCTCGGCATGACTTTCCGCCAATTGGGTTACCGTATCCAGAAATACGGGCTGGATGAATCGGAGGAGGGATTGTAG
- a CDS encoding DoxX family protein, which produces MKNPITLPGFLMGDCWPLDSFLKPLTLLGFRLYVAWAFFASGLTKVKSWSSTLSLFEDEYVVPILSPELAAYLGTAAELVLPVLLAVGLLTRPAALGLFVFNIVAVISYPYLFTIEGAGGFWQHVVWGVMLWTVFVFGPGKFAADYPLILRLMR; this is translated from the coding sequence ATGAAAAATCCCATTACTTTACCCGGCTTCCTGATGGGCGACTGCTGGCCTTTGGATAGTTTTTTGAAACCGTTGACCCTATTGGGTTTCCGCCTATATGTGGCGTGGGCATTTTTCGCCTCCGGTTTGACGAAGGTGAAAAGCTGGTCGAGTACGCTTTCGCTGTTTGAGGATGAATACGTTGTGCCGATTTTGTCACCAGAATTGGCGGCGTATTTGGGAACAGCGGCAGAATTGGTGTTGCCCGTGTTGCTGGCAGTAGGGCTGTTGACTCGCCCAGCCGCCTTGGGATTGTTCGTGTTTAATATTGTGGCGGTGATTTCTTATCCGTACCTATTCACGATTGAAGGGGCGGGGGGGTTCTGGCAACACGTCGTGTGGGGCGTAATGCTTTGGACGGTGTTTGTGTTTGGCCCCGGCAAATTCGCAGCGGATTATCCTTTGATCCTTCGTTTAATGCGGTAA